The proteins below come from a single Nostoc sp. KVJ3 genomic window:
- the frr gene encoding ribosome recycling factor: protein MILADAKSKMQSSVESTQRAFNTIRTGRANASLLDKILVDYYGSPTPLKSLANISTPDASTILIQPYERNTLNIVEKAISLSDVGLTPSNDGSVIRLNIPPLTSDRRKEFVKMATKYAEEGRVAIRNIRRDAIDSIRKQEKASEISKDESKDQQDDLQKLTNEYIAKIDSLLSEKEKDITTV from the coding sequence GTGATATTAGCTGACGCGAAAAGCAAAATGCAAAGTTCTGTTGAGTCAACTCAACGAGCTTTTAACACAATTCGCACTGGTCGCGCCAATGCGAGTCTGTTAGATAAGATATTAGTGGACTATTACGGTTCACCTACACCCTTAAAATCACTGGCAAATATTAGCACGCCAGATGCCTCGACAATTCTAATTCAGCCCTACGAGCGCAACACCTTAAACATCGTTGAGAAGGCGATTTCTCTCTCAGATGTGGGTTTAACCCCCAGCAACGATGGTTCTGTGATTCGGCTGAATATTCCACCCTTGACCAGCGATCGCCGGAAAGAATTCGTTAAAATGGCTACAAAGTATGCTGAAGAGGGTCGTGTTGCTATTCGCAACATCCGCCGGGATGCCATAGACTCGATTCGCAAGCAGGAGAAAGCCTCCGAAATCTCCAAAGATGAATCAAAAGATCAACAAGACGACTTGCAAAAACTGACAAATGAGTACATAGCCAAAATAGACTCACTCTTGTCAGAAAAAGAAAAAGACATTACGACTGTTTAA
- the glcD gene encoding glycolate oxidase subunit GlcD translates to MLTQDKKQRNWKPIIKAFEVVLGKNGVVQRREELITYECDGLTGYRQRPAVVVLPRTTEQVAQIVKICNQYSVPFIARGSGTGLSGGALPVENSILIVTSLMRQILSIDLENQRAIVQPGVINSWVTQAVSGAGFYYAPDPSSQIICSIGGNIAENSGGVHCLKYGVTTNHVLGLKIVTPEGEIVDLGGQIPEMPGYDLTGVFVGSEGTLGIATEITLRILKSAESICVLLADFTSIEAAGATVSDIISAGIIPGGMEMMDNFSINAVEDVVATNCYPRDATAILLIEIDGLEVEVAGNKQRVTEICEKNGARNVTSASDPETRLKLWKGRKAAFAAAGHLSPDYYVQDGVIPRTQLPYVLHEIETLSEQYGYRVANVFHAGDGNLHPLILYDNSVPGALEQVEEMGGKILKLCVEVGGSISGEHGIGAEKKCYMPQMFSEVDLETMQWVRQVFNPKGLANPEKIFPTPKTCGEAANASAIKQFEGVERF, encoded by the coding sequence ATGCTGACCCAAGACAAAAAACAACGCAACTGGAAACCTATCATCAAAGCGTTCGAGGTTGTCCTTGGTAAAAATGGTGTGGTGCAACGCCGCGAAGAACTGATTACTTATGAATGCGATGGTTTAACAGGCTATCGCCAACGTCCGGCTGTGGTGGTGTTACCCAGGACAACAGAACAAGTTGCTCAAATTGTCAAGATATGCAATCAATATTCTGTCCCCTTCATAGCACGCGGCTCTGGCACTGGTCTATCTGGCGGCGCTTTACCAGTGGAAAACTCTATTTTGATTGTTACTTCCTTAATGCGACAAATCCTCAGCATTGATTTGGAAAATCAACGCGCAATTGTCCAGCCAGGGGTGATTAATAGTTGGGTAACACAAGCCGTTAGTGGTGCTGGTTTTTACTACGCTCCTGACCCATCTAGTCAAATTATCTGCTCTATTGGAGGCAATATTGCCGAAAATTCTGGTGGCGTACATTGTCTTAAATATGGTGTCACTACTAACCACGTTTTAGGATTAAAAATTGTCACACCGGAAGGGGAAATTGTCGATTTAGGTGGACAAATCCCGGAAATGCCTGGTTATGATTTAACCGGTGTATTTGTTGGTTCTGAAGGCACTTTAGGAATTGCTACAGAAATTACTTTGCGAATTCTCAAAAGTGCAGAATCAATTTGTGTGCTGTTGGCAGATTTTACCAGTATTGAAGCTGCCGGAGCAACTGTTTCTGACATTATCAGCGCTGGGATTATTCCCGGTGGTATGGAAATGATGGATAACTTCAGCATCAATGCAGTTGAGGATGTTGTCGCCACAAATTGTTATCCCCGCGATGCTACTGCTATTTTATTAATCGAAATTGACGGGTTAGAAGTAGAAGTTGCAGGGAATAAGCAGCGAGTTACTGAAATTTGTGAAAAAAATGGGGCGCGAAATGTCACTTCAGCTAGCGATCCAGAAACCAGATTGAAATTATGGAAAGGACGTAAAGCCGCTTTTGCTGCTGCTGGCCATTTAAGTCCCGATTATTATGTGCAAGATGGTGTAATTCCTCGGACTCAATTGCCTTATGTTCTGCATGAAATTGAGACATTAAGCGAACAATATGGTTATCGAGTTGCTAATGTATTTCATGCTGGCGATGGCAATCTTCATCCACTAATTCTTTATGATAACTCTGTGCCTGGAGCATTGGAACAAGTGGAAGAAATGGGTGGAAAAATTCTCAAACTTTGTGTAGAAGTAGGTGGCAGTATTTCTGGTGAGCATGGAATTGGTGCAGAGAAAAAGTGTTATATGCCACAGATGTTTAGCGAAGTTGATTTAGAAACTATGCAATGGGTGCGGCAAGTTTTTAATCCTAAAGGTTTAGCAAATCCTGAAAAGATATTCCCTACACCAAAAACTTGTGGTGAAGCTGCAAATGCATCAGCTATCAAGCAATTTGAAGGCGTGGAAAGATTTTAA
- a CDS encoding thioredoxin family protein: MNILETIDTPVGSYAPDFELPGIDDRVHHLRRYLEKFRAVGVISMCNHCPYVEWYIDRLKNIQAEFARKGFTLIGMNGSDGNHETRPSFENMKAFAQRHDLNFPYLWDSTQDVTQSFGATKTPMAFLIDANGIVRYKGKIDDHPQDASAVRQQYLRTAIASLFLGQTIDVPQTEPIGTTLIWRN, from the coding sequence ATGAATATACTAGAAACAATCGATACTCCCGTCGGGAGCTATGCACCCGATTTTGAACTGCCAGGAATTGACGATCGAGTACACCATCTCAGGCGTTATCTTGAGAAGTTCCGAGCAGTGGGCGTTATTTCCATGTGTAACCACTGTCCTTATGTAGAGTGGTATATTGACAGGCTAAAAAATATTCAAGCCGAATTTGCCCGCAAAGGCTTCACACTAATTGGCATGAATGGTAGTGATGGTAATCATGAAACTAGGCCAAGCTTTGAAAATATGAAAGCTTTCGCCCAGCGTCACGATTTGAACTTTCCTTACCTGTGGGACTCTACACAAGATGTAACTCAGAGTTTTGGGGCAACAAAAACCCCAATGGCCTTTTTAATAGATGCCAATGGTATAGTCCGCTATAAAGGCAAAATTGACGATCATCCCCAAGATGCATCAGCAGTGCGACAGCAATATTTGAGAACTGCGATCGCCTCTCTATTTCTTGGTCAGACAATAGATGTACCACAAACAGAACCAATCGGTACTACATTGATTTGGCGTAACTAG
- a CDS encoding Uma2 family endonuclease, whose amino-acid sequence MTSATDPSTALTPFPDHTQLPESNGTFVKNWQEHPQSILLTDSITPILKQVHPDGQYCIGQDLGIYWRLTDPLEKGAEAPDWFYVPNVPPLLDGQTRRSYVLWREYIAPSIALEFVSGDGSEERDKTPWKGKFWIYEQVIHPAYYGIYEANKASVEVYELIGGQYQLLTANERGHYTIAPLGIELGIWHGVYQNVQLPWLRWWDLQGNLLLTGDERAEKESQRADRLTAQLRSLGVEPEA is encoded by the coding sequence ATGACCTCTGCAACTGACCCATCCACCGCCCTGACTCCTTTCCCAGATCATACGCAGCTACCAGAGTCTAATGGTACTTTCGTGAAAAATTGGCAAGAGCATCCCCAAAGCATTTTACTGACTGACTCAATTACACCCATCCTCAAACAAGTACACCCTGATGGTCAGTATTGTATCGGTCAGGACTTAGGTATTTACTGGCGCTTGACAGACCCCTTAGAAAAAGGCGCAGAAGCACCAGATTGGTTTTATGTACCAAATGTACCGCCCTTGCTCGATGGACAAACGCGGAGGTCTTATGTACTCTGGCGAGAGTATATTGCCCCTTCGATTGCCTTAGAATTTGTCTCTGGGGATGGTAGCGAGGAGCGAGACAAAACCCCTTGGAAGGGCAAATTTTGGATTTATGAGCAAGTAATTCATCCCGCTTATTATGGCATTTATGAAGCGAATAAAGCCAGTGTAGAAGTTTATGAATTAATTGGGGGACAATATCAGTTATTAACAGCAAATGAACGGGGACATTATACTATTGCTCCTTTGGGAATTGAGTTAGGTATTTGGCATGGAGTTTATCAAAATGTGCAATTACCCTGGTTGCGTTGGTGGGATTTGCAGGGTAATTTGTTGTTGACTGGTGACGAGAGAGCCGAAAAGGAAAGCCAAAGAGCCGATCGCTTAACTGCCCAATTGCGATCGCTCGGCGTGGAACCAGAAGCCTAA
- a CDS encoding FitA-like ribbon-helix-helix domain-containing protein, with amino-acid sequence MAQILVENLDPVIIEKLETLAKQHGRSLQEELKQILEQAAEKATHYHTGRDMEKAREAIARAQVRYTEKFFSDSTELIREDRER; translated from the coding sequence ATGGCTCAAATCTTAGTTGAAAATTTAGATCCTGTGATTATAGAAAAGCTAGAAACTCTTGCCAAACAACACGGTCGGTCTTTGCAAGAGGAACTAAAGCAAATCCTAGAACAAGCAGCTGAAAAAGCGACACATTACCACACTGGCAGGGATATGGAAAAAGCCAGAGAAGCTATAGCACGCGCTCAAGTTAGATATACAGAAAAATTTTTCAGTGATAGTACTGAACTTATCCGCGAGGACAGAGAGCGGTGA
- a CDS encoding geranylgeranyl reductase family protein encodes MYDCIIVGAGPAGGTAAYHLAKQGRSVLVLEKESLPRYKPCGGGVSPAIAQWFDFDFSPAISVKADSLRFTWKLDDPVEAKIATEEPVWMVRRDIFDHFLVQQGQKQGAELRDNTEVIGIEFKGDSWQVNTTNGPITGHYLIAADGVKGPMAKWLGFKERKRRLAGALEAEVLTTVKDKSTIHLEFGLVKNGYIWNFPKADGYSIGVGTFMGGEPQDFKKILDEYARSFNVDIKTSKQYGYPLCLWNGNQKLHTQNAVLAGEAACVVDPMTAEGIRPSIFSGLIAAGAINEALSGDINALEKYTEAINEEWGTEMAWAQKLAGAFYRFPGIGYKVGVKRPSGAKIMGKILCGELRYGDVADRALKRLIPGFGG; translated from the coding sequence ATGTACGACTGCATCATTGTCGGCGCTGGGCCAGCTGGTGGAACAGCTGCATATCATTTAGCCAAGCAAGGTCGCTCAGTATTAGTGTTAGAAAAAGAATCCCTGCCAAGATATAAACCTTGTGGTGGTGGTGTATCTCCAGCGATCGCTCAATGGTTTGACTTTGATTTTAGCCCAGCAATTTCTGTAAAAGCCGACTCCCTTCGCTTTACCTGGAAATTGGACGACCCCGTGGAAGCGAAAATTGCCACAGAAGAGCCAGTTTGGATGGTACGACGAGATATTTTTGACCATTTCCTAGTGCAGCAGGGACAGAAACAAGGGGCTGAACTCCGAGATAATACTGAAGTTATAGGTATTGAATTTAAAGGTGACTCTTGGCAAGTTAACACAACCAATGGGCCAATTACAGGTCATTATTTAATCGCGGCTGATGGTGTTAAAGGGCCAATGGCAAAATGGCTAGGCTTCAAAGAACGTAAACGCCGTTTAGCAGGAGCTTTAGAAGCAGAAGTTCTAACAACCGTGAAGGACAAATCCACGATTCACTTAGAGTTTGGCTTGGTGAAAAATGGCTACATTTGGAACTTCCCAAAAGCTGATGGTTATTCCATTGGTGTCGGTACATTTATGGGTGGCGAACCCCAAGACTTTAAGAAGATTTTAGATGAGTATGCGCGATCGTTTAATGTAGATATCAAGACTAGTAAGCAGTATGGTTATCCCCTTTGTTTATGGAATGGCAACCAAAAGTTGCATACTCAAAATGCGGTTTTGGCTGGGGAAGCTGCTTGTGTAGTCGATCCGATGACAGCAGAAGGTATTCGCCCGTCGATTTTTAGCGGCTTAATTGCAGCAGGAGCCATTAATGAAGCACTTTCTGGTGACATCAACGCTTTAGAAAAATATACCGAAGCCATTAATGAAGAATGGGGTACTGAAATGGCTTGGGCGCAAAAATTAGCTGGAGCATTTTATCGCTTTCCTGGCATAGGCTACAAAGTTGGTGTTAAGCGCCCCTCCGGTGCCAAAATCATGGGTAAGATTCTGTGTGGAGAACTACGCTATGGCGACGTTGCCGATCGCGCCCTCAAGCGTTTAATTCCTGGTTTTGGGGGTTAA
- a CDS encoding LamG domain-containing protein, whose translation MPLYKAQTESSGIIIPTDIRTTANDSDYILAVDSTTQQLYKITKADLLAGLSSSGGSSGGGTSYFADVVLLLPFNTNTVDIKGNIITTSGAPTIDTSIFKYGGGSLHLDGSSYVSVANASPLALGSSDFTIECWVYPEFSGSVKDIATHRTNYATDQAWSINTYSPSGLGNLGFYANNSNAIALTTSYAPTANAWTHIAIVRSGNTFTMYANGNSIGSTSSSSAIQSTSADIHIGNAPDQGSENWVGNIDDFEITKFAKYTANFTPPTQLPTS comes from the coding sequence ATGCCATTGTATAAAGCACAAACAGAATCATCAGGAATTATTATTCCTACAGATATCAGAACTACTGCAAATGATAGCGACTATATTCTTGCGGTTGATAGTACTACTCAACAACTCTACAAAATAACAAAAGCTGACTTACTAGCAGGTTTATCAAGCAGTGGCGGCTCATCTGGTGGAGGTACAAGCTACTTCGCTGACGTTGTACTGTTACTGCCCTTTAACACCAACACTGTAGACATTAAAGGCAACATAATTACAACGTCAGGTGCGCCGACGATAGATACTAGCATATTCAAATATGGTGGTGGATCTCTACACCTTGATGGCAGTAGCTATGTGAGTGTTGCGAATGCTTCTCCACTCGCTCTTGGCTCATCTGACTTCACCATCGAGTGTTGGGTGTATCCTGAGTTTTCGGGAAGTGTAAAGGATATTGCTACACATCGTACAAACTATGCCACAGACCAAGCTTGGAGTATCAACACTTACAGTCCATCAGGATTAGGTAATCTTGGATTTTATGCTAATAACAGCAATGCCATAGCCCTTACAACTTCTTATGCCCCAACTGCTAACGCATGGACACATATAGCGATTGTGAGAAGTGGTAATACATTTACTATGTACGCTAATGGTAATTCTATAGGTAGCACGTCTAGCAGTAGCGCCATACAGTCTACAAGTGCTGATATTCATATCGGCAACGCACCAGACCAAGGTAGTGAGAACTGGGTAGGCAACATTGATGATTTTGAAATAACGAAGTTTGCAAAATACACCGCGAATTTTACACCACCTACTCAACTACCTACAAGCTAA
- the pyrH gene encoding UMP kinase encodes MGTNYRRVLLKLSGEALMGNMGYGIDPEVVKGIAQEVAEVITTGVQMAIVVGGGNIFRGVKAASAGMDRATADYIGMIATVMNAMTLQDSLEHIGVQTRVQTAIAMQELAEPYIRRRAIRHLEKGRVVIFGAGSGNPFFTTDTTAALRAAEIDAEVIFKATKVDGVYDADPHIYPNAKRYNSLTYAHVLAKDLRVMDSTAIALCKENNIPILVFDLTVRGNIHRAVLGESIGTLVGGSCDIS; translated from the coding sequence ATGGGAACGAATTACCGACGGGTTTTACTCAAACTGAGCGGTGAAGCCTTAATGGGCAACATGGGCTATGGCATTGATCCAGAAGTGGTCAAAGGAATAGCACAAGAGGTAGCAGAGGTGATAACCACCGGCGTTCAAATGGCCATCGTTGTTGGCGGCGGCAATATTTTTCGTGGCGTAAAAGCAGCGTCGGCGGGGATGGACAGAGCAACCGCTGACTACATAGGGATGATTGCCACGGTAATGAACGCCATGACGTTGCAAGATTCGCTAGAACACATAGGGGTACAGACGCGGGTGCAAACCGCGATCGCTATGCAAGAATTAGCAGAACCATATATCCGTCGTCGAGCCATCCGTCATCTTGAAAAAGGGCGGGTGGTTATTTTTGGGGCTGGTTCTGGAAATCCCTTCTTTACTACAGATACTACTGCGGCATTAAGAGCAGCGGAAATTGACGCAGAAGTGATTTTTAAAGCCACTAAAGTCGATGGAGTTTATGATGCCGATCCTCATATTTATCCTAACGCCAAGCGTTACAATAGCCTCACCTACGCGCATGTTTTAGCCAAAGATTTGCGGGTGATGGATAGTACTGCGATCGCCTTGTGTAAAGAAAATAATATCCCAATTCTGGTATTTGACCTAACGGTGCGAGGTAATATCCACCGGGCAGTTTTGGGAGAATCCATCGGTACCCTTGTGGGAGGTTCTTGTGATATTAGCTGA
- a CDS encoding type II toxin-antitoxin system VapC family toxin — protein sequence MSQYVLDASIAIKWFIPEVHSDAARRLIASNHTFLVPDFFFAEVGNVLWKRVRRGEDTTENARKTLVDLNAVPLEVYLSQPLMPLALDIAIQTDRAVYDSLYLALAITQQCQMVTADGKFYNALKASSYANNLLWVENI from the coding sequence GTGAGTCAGTATGTTTTAGATGCTAGCATTGCAATAAAGTGGTTTATCCCTGAAGTCCACTCTGATGCAGCTAGGCGTTTAATAGCAAGTAATCATACTTTCTTAGTTCCAGATTTTTTCTTCGCAGAAGTGGGAAACGTCTTATGGAAACGAGTCCGTCGCGGTGAAGACACTACTGAAAATGCAAGAAAAACATTAGTAGATTTAAATGCAGTTCCTTTAGAGGTGTACTTATCTCAGCCGTTAATGCCACTTGCTTTAGATATTGCTATTCAGACAGATCGCGCAGTGTATGACAGTTTATACTTAGCCCTTGCTATTACTCAACAATGCCAAATGGTGACAGCAGACGGAAAATTTTATAACGCATTGAAAGCCAGTAGTTACGCAAATAATCTTCTGTGGGTGGAGAATATTTAA
- a CDS encoding alpha/beta fold hydrolase, which yields MTTSSSKTAFSSTKTWIWQDFPICYQTQGTTGPAVVLVHGFGASWWHWRKNIPALAQNCRVYAIDLIGFGGSAKPQPGEKIAYTLETWGQQVADFCREVVGEPVFLVGNSIGCIVAMQAAVSNPDIALGVALLNCSLRLLHDRKRVTLPWTRRFGAPLLQRLLSIKAVGDFFFNQLAKPKTVRKILLQAYANPEMVTDELVDILTSPASDPGAVAVFLAFTSYSTGPLPEDLLPLLPCPAIILWGTADPWEPIKLGRELANFPQVQKFIPLEGVGHCPQDEAPELVNPILLDWILERSR from the coding sequence ATGACAACCTCAAGTTCAAAAACAGCATTTTCCTCTACAAAAACCTGGATTTGGCAAGATTTCCCTATCTGCTATCAAACCCAAGGAACTACCGGGCCAGCTGTTGTCCTCGTGCATGGATTTGGTGCTTCTTGGTGGCACTGGCGAAAAAATATTCCCGCATTAGCACAAAATTGTCGGGTTTATGCTATTGATTTGATTGGTTTTGGCGGTTCTGCAAAACCTCAACCTGGCGAAAAAATTGCCTACACTTTAGAAACCTGGGGACAACAAGTTGCAGATTTTTGCCGCGAAGTAGTGGGTGAACCAGTTTTTTTAGTTGGAAATTCCATCGGCTGTATTGTCGCCATGCAAGCAGCAGTCAGCAACCCAGATATTGCCTTGGGAGTTGCATTACTCAACTGTTCTTTACGACTATTACACGATCGCAAACGGGTAACTTTACCTTGGACTCGTCGTTTTGGAGCGCCTTTACTACAACGTCTATTATCTATAAAAGCAGTTGGCGATTTCTTTTTTAATCAACTTGCTAAACCAAAAACAGTACGAAAGATTCTCCTCCAAGCCTATGCTAATCCTGAGATGGTGACAGATGAGTTGGTAGATATTCTCACTTCACCAGCAAGCGATCCGGGGGCTGTAGCTGTTTTCCTGGCATTTACTTCTTATTCTACAGGGCCTCTACCAGAAGACCTTTTACCACTGCTACCATGTCCGGCGATTATCTTGTGGGGAACGGCTGATCCGTGGGAACCAATTAAGTTAGGTAGAGAATTAGCTAACTTTCCACAGGTACAAAAGTTTATTCCTTTAGAAGGAGTGGGGCATTGTCCACAAGATGAAGCACCGGAGTTAGTCAATCCGATTTTACTCGATTGGATTTTGGAGCGATCGCGGTAA
- a CDS encoding tyrosine-type recombinase/integrase, which translates to MAQAKDGYRYLHLMTMNTTSGIFYQLRLIQKFGRKTIGCGSDKRNATNLAYDVDDMIHRMVIAGNDIELDTLKLFVKEKLESFRQQKQGIIKVVEKDDLRVLWDKYVDFNTQIGTWSQTTVLTRNATVTSIIENCPFQRLEQKQEIVGYIFGDKSRTVKTSKERFKTIVSAIDWCSKQGIIPRRWGIEYRDLLGSINIKGHVPDNVNEDGEIDIFKVSEVYRIIEALRNGEYCKRGAHRQYWKYSAFLWLTGCRPSEAIALKWENVDLQANKIIFREGQVLASGRIVKQQGTKTVASRQFPINEELHTLLSSIPGNHKPKEYVFVNRKGGAISQQAFNRVWKILLDVMCIRHRIPYQLRHTMISYHANNDFPLHKLALLVGNSEEVIRKHYLKLDIERISLPSIIK; encoded by the coding sequence ATGGCACAAGCAAAAGACGGATACCGATATTTGCATTTGATGACGATGAACACCACATCGGGTATTTTTTATCAGTTACGACTCATTCAGAAATTTGGTAGAAAAACAATAGGGTGTGGCAGTGACAAACGTAACGCAACAAATTTAGCGTACGACGTTGACGATATGATACACCGCATGGTAATAGCAGGTAACGACATAGAACTTGACACACTTAAACTCTTTGTCAAAGAAAAGTTGGAATCGTTTAGGCAGCAAAAACAAGGAATTATTAAGGTAGTAGAAAAAGATGACCTTCGTGTGCTATGGGATAAATATGTTGACTTTAATACACAAATTGGTACTTGGTCTCAAACAACTGTATTAACTCGTAACGCAACAGTTACGTCAATTATTGAGAATTGCCCATTTCAGCGACTCGAACAAAAGCAGGAAATTGTAGGGTATATATTTGGCGATAAGTCAAGGACAGTCAAGACTTCTAAAGAAAGATTTAAGACTATCGTTTCTGCTATCGACTGGTGTAGCAAACAAGGCATTATTCCTCGGCGCTGGGGTATCGAGTATCGTGATTTGCTGGGCAGCATCAATATCAAAGGACACGTGCCTGACAATGTTAATGAGGACGGTGAAATAGATATCTTTAAAGTATCTGAAGTTTATCGCATCATAGAAGCGTTACGAAATGGCGAGTATTGCAAGCGCGGGGCACATAGACAGTACTGGAAATATTCGGCATTTCTGTGGTTAACGGGTTGCCGACCATCTGAAGCAATAGCTCTCAAGTGGGAGAATGTTGATTTACAAGCCAACAAAATAATATTCAGAGAAGGACAGGTATTAGCAAGTGGCAGGATTGTAAAACAGCAGGGAACTAAAACTGTAGCAAGTAGACAATTCCCCATCAATGAAGAATTGCATACCTTGCTATCATCTATACCCGGCAATCATAAACCAAAGGAATATGTGTTTGTTAATCGCAAGGGGGGGGCAATATCGCAGCAAGCTTTTAATAGGGTATGGAAAATACTACTCGATGTAATGTGCATAAGACATAGAATACCGTACCAACTTAGGCACACAATGATAAGCTACCACGCTAACAATGACTTTCCATTGCATAAGTTAGCGCTGCTAGTAGGCAACAGTGAAGAGGTGATAAGAAAGCATTACCTGAAACTCGATATTGAACGCATATCACTACCATCAATCATCAAATGA